CAAGAGAATGAAAAGCGTTTTCCCCAAGGGGCTAAGATAAGGAGACATCATGCCACGAGTTAAGGGCGGAACAACCACTCGGCAGCGCCACAAAAAGGTGCTGCAACTTACCAAGGGACACAGGGCATCAAACAGCACGCTCTATCGAAGGGCGCATGAGTCGATGCTCCATTCGCTGAGCTACTCTTATCGCCACCGCCGAGAGCTTAAGAGAGATATGCGTGGTCTCTGGATTATGCGCATTAATGCTGCGGCCAGAGAGAATGGCATGCCTTACAATCGGTTCATGCACGGTTTAACTGAAGCAGGCGTGTCCATCGATAGGAAGATGCTGGCTGACCTGGCGGTGAGAGATTCTGCGGCGTTTACAAAGCTGGTGGAAGTGGCCAAAGGGGCGAAGTAGCAGCTTCCTTACCGAGACGATAAAAAGCCCCCGCAAGGGGGCTTTTTTCATGGGCAGGCGGGAGTTTCGGGAATCAGGATTCGGGTTGAGGTCCTGAAGTTGACCCTTCCGGCAAGCCTGACTATAATACAACCAAACGGAGAAAGCCATGATCAAAGCGCTGGAAGAACTCAAATCCCGATCACTGGATGATCTGGGGAAGATCAGTGATCTGAAGGGCATGGAGGGATGGCGGGTCACCTACATGGGTCGGAAGGGAGAACTGACTCAGGTGCTTCGAGGTCTTTCCGCTCTGGCGATAGAACAGAGGAAGGAAGCGGGGGCTAAAGCCAACCAGCTTAAGGCGCTTCTGGAAGAAAAACTGGCTCAGAAGGAAGAGGTCCTCAAGAAGGAGGAGTTGAAGAAGCGCCTCGAAGAATCGCGCATCGATGTCACTCTCCCCGGCTATCCTGTCCGGCTCGGTCGCCTTCATCCTACTACACAGATACTCCGAGAGGCTTGCGCCGTCTTCACTGCGATGGGTTTCGAGGTTGTGGAGGGCCCGGAGGTGGAGACGGACCAGTATAATTTTGAAGCTTTGAACATCCCCAAAGATCATCCGGCGCGAGACATGTGGGATACCCTGTGGATGGACTACCAGAACGAGAAGGGCGAAAGGCCCTTTCTTCTGCGCACTCACACGTCGCCGATGCAGATCAGGTTCATGGAGAAGCATCAACCGCCTATCCGAGTGGTCATGCCCGGGAAGGTTTACCGCTATGAGGCTACCGACGCGCGGCATGAATCGATGTTCCATCAACTGGAAGGTTTGGCGGTAGATAAGGGCATCACCATGGCTGATCTCAAGGGCACGCTTTACGAATTCGCCCGCCAGCTTTTCGGGCTTGACCGGAAGGTCCGGTTCCGATGCGATTACTTTCCTTTTGTCGAACCCGGCGTCGAGATGGCTATCGACTGCTTTATCTGTAAGGGTAAAGGGTGTCGGGTTTGCAGCGGCGAGGGATGGATCGAAATCTTGGGCGCTGGAATGGTCCACCCCGATGTTTTGCGGCGGGTAAACTATGACCCCGATATCTACACCGGCTTTGCCTTCGGCATGGGACTTGAGCGCGTTCCGATGCTCAAATACGGCATCGACGATATCCGGCATTTTTACGCCAATAACCTTCGCTTTCTGGAACAATTCTGAGGTCGGTGGAAGAGAGTGACCATCTCTCCGGAACCACTTAAGATTGTCGGCATTCTGAACATCACTCCTGACTCCTTCTCCGACGGCCATCGATATCTGGATACGGAAGCCGCAATCCAAAAAGGGCTGAGCCTGATCGCTGAAGGGGCGGATATGGTGGATATCGGGGCGGAGTCCAGTAATCCCGACGGCGCAAAAGTTTCGGCCGAAGAAGAAATCGGGCGACTTGCGCCGGTGATCAAGACCCTCAAAAAACACGGTGTCCGAATTTCCATCGATACCTACAAGCCGGAGGTGATGGAACAAGTCATCTCCCTTGGGGTAGACATGATCAACGATATCACTGGCCTGCGAGACCCGGCAGCAATTGAAGCAGTTCGGAAGGCCAACATCCCGGTGGTGATCATGTTCGCCCGAAATCTTGATCCTCACGCTGAACGAGCACAGCGCGATCACCAGACCGTCCTGGCCGAGATCATCGATTTCTTCCGTCAGCGGCTCGAAGTCCTGCACCAAGCCGGAATCGCCGCCGACAAAATCATCATCGATCCGGGCATGGGGTTATTCCTGGGAGGCAACCCGGAGCCCAGCCTGATGGTCCTGCGGCATATCGAGTTGCTCAAGGAATTCGGGCATCCTATCTACCTCTCCACTTCGCGCAAGTCATTTATCGGAAGGGTGCTGGATCGGTCGGTTCAGGAAAGGGGAATCGGGACACTAGCCACCGAGATATGGGGTTATCTTCATGGCGTGAGCTATATCCGAACCCATGAACCCCAGCCGTTACGTGATGCCATTCGGATGATCCGGGCGATTGAGCAGGTGGAGTGAGGCAAGTGTCATTCTGAATGGAGCAAGGCGGAGCGAAGAATCTTAAGAGATATGTATCGGCCAAGAGATTGTTCGCTTTGCTCAGAATGACATGACTTCCATTATCGGGTTGACCGGACACACAGAAGCGCGATGAGCAACGAAGCCTATTTCACCCCAGCGAATCTACACCGGAAAGCTCGCATGATGCTGGCGGATTTGCAGGGATGCAGAGCCAGGCACAACCAAACGCTTGACCCGAAACGCTCCGCCCTGCTGGTGATCGATATGCAGCGGTATTTTGTGGATGAGTCTTCCGGGGCATATCTCTCTGCCTCGGCGGCCATCATCCCTGGCATCTTGAGGGTGATCGACTGTTTTTCTCACGCGGGCTCACCGATCTTTTTCACCCGCCATTTGAACACCGACGTCAATGCCGGGATGATGTCTTCATGGTGGCATGGCGATCTAATTCGGCCGGAAGATCCCCTGAGCGAAATCAGCCCCCGGTTCGACGTCTCCAAGGGGACGGTGATCGAAAAGAGCCGATACGATGCGTTTTACCAGACTCAATTGGGAGAGATACTTCACGGACAGAATATCAACCAGGTAATTATTTGCGGAGTGATGACGCATCTCTGCTGCGAGACCACTGCCCGTTCGGCGTTCATGAGGGGATTTGAGGTCTTCTTTGCCGTCGATGGAACGGCCACTCAAAACGAAGCTTTTCATCGGGCGGCGCTCTTGAATCTGGCACATGGCTTTGCCGTGCCGGTTTTGATTGAGGAGATCGTTGCTGGTTTTGCTAATATCAGCACAAGAAGCTGAACAATCCGTTCATGATGAGCTGCGTCGAATCATAACGGATTATCAAGACAGCCCTTCAACATTGCCAGGGCGAACGGAATACAGTTCACTCTTATGAATATGCAAGACGTTGTAGTCATCGGGGCGGGGCCGGGAGGAATCGCCGCTGCCATCCAACTCAAGCGCTATGGGATTGAACCGCTTTTGCTGGAGAAAGATCGAATCGGCGGGCTGCTGCTCAATGCTCATCGGGTGGAGAACTACCCCGGATTCCCTGAGGGAATTGCCGGGATCGATCTGGCCGGGCTTTTTGAAGCTCAACTGAAGGGGATCGGAGTGAGAGTCTGCTTTGAAGAAGTGCTTCGCCTCGACTACGAGGACGCTTTTCTTATCCAGACTCGCAAACAGGTGCTTCGTTCCCGAATCGTGGTGATCGCTTCCGGCACCAAGCCAAAGGAAATCGACTTTCCCTGCGATGCGCCGGAGAGGGCTTTTAGTGAAATCAGGCCGATCGCCAATGTTGCAGGCAGAAGAATCGTCATCATCGGTGCGGGAGATGCAGCCTTCGACTACGCTCTGAATCTTGGCCGGAAAAACGAGGTGTTGATTCTGAACAGGAATCAGGGCCCGAAATGTCTGCCTCTTCTCCAGGAGAGGGTTCAACAGATTTCCAGTATTGTCTATAGGGAGGACTCCAGAGTCAGGGCGGTCAAGCGCACGGCAGAAGGAGTCATTGTCAGCTACGCTAATCAGGCCGGGGAGTGTGAACTTCAAGCTGATTATGTTATATTTGCTATTGGCAGAACCGCTCAGACCGACTATCTGGCTCCGGGCCTCAAAGAGCGAGTCCCCGATCTGGAGAAGCGCGGTCTGCTTTACTTTGTGGGGGATGTGAAAAATGGCATCTTTCGGCAGACTTCCATTGCTGTGGGAGATGGAATGCAGGCGGCAATGAGGATTTACCAGAGACTGCAGGAGACCGGATCATGCGAATCGTGAACGCTCCGCAAAGAGAGGATGTTGCCACTGTCCATATCCTCGATATGGGAGAGGGCAGGCTGGTGGAGTGCGTGGAATCGACCCAGCCGCCGCTGACGAGGGATCAGAAGTGGGTGCTGATCGTCTCCGTTCTCTTCGGTTGTCCGGTGCAATGCCTGATGTGCGATGCCGGCGGTAGTTACAGCGGAAAGCTGTCAGCGGAGCATATTTTTGAGCAGATCGACTACCTCATCCGCAGCAGATATCCCGATGGCATCATTTCATCTGAGAAGTTCAAAATTCAGTTCGCCCGGATGGGGGAACCGGCGCTCAATCCGGCGGTGATTGACGTGCTCGACCAAATCCAGGATCGTTATTACATTCCGGGCTTTGTGCCCTCGATATCCACGATTGCGCCCACGGGGACAGAAGGGTTTTTTGAGCGGCTTCTGGAGCTCAAATGCCGCAACTATACCGGGGGCCGGTTTCAGCTTCAATTCTCCATCCATACCACCGATGAGAAACTGCGCGACTGGCTCGTCCCCGTCAAGAAATGGGGGTTTTCTCAAATCGCCGAATACGGCTCTAGGTTTCACCGGGACGGCGATCAAAAGATCACCCTGAACTTCGCCCTTGCCGAAGGCATGCCTGTGAACGCGGCAGTTCTTTTGAAGCATTTCTCTCCGGGAAAGTTCATCCTGAAAGTCACCCCTGTCAATCCCACCCAAAGGGCTTCCGAAAATGGCCTAGTGTCCTATATCGACGCGTATGCCTCGGACCGCGGCTATGAGGTGATTGAAAACCTGCGCGCCGCCGGATATGAGGTCATCCTGAGCATCGGAGAGGTGGAGGAGAATCGCATTGGAAGCAACTGCGGGCAGTATGTGATGAAGCGTCGGGATTCAGTATTCAGGGAACGGCCAAATTTGATTGCGGAGGTGGCGTTGTGACCCCAAAGTTCATCTTGACGGACTATGTGGACAAGGTCATGGCAGGTGCCGTCTATGACAAGCTGGAGGATGGCTTCTTTAGCGGCCGCATTCCGCTGTGCAAGGGAGTAATAGCGTTCCGGCCAACCCTGCGCGATTGCGAGGATGAATTGCGCTCCACTCTGGAGGATTGGATATTGCTCGGTCTCAAGTTGGGCCATCCCCTGCCGGTGATCGATGGCATTGATCTGAATAAGGAGCCAAGATGTGAGTCCGTGGGGGCCGTGTAAACAGCGCGTATTTATTCGCAAGCTCCGCAAATTGGGGTTTGGCGGGCCCTTTCAAGGTTCGCGCCATCGATTTATGGTCTTTTCCAAACACCGACTGACGGTGCCATCAAACCCGGAATACTCAACCCCTCAACTCCGGATGCTCCTCCGCGAGGTGGAAGAGATCATCGGAAGAGAAGTCACAGAACGGGAATGGGCTGATTTATAATAAAAGAGTTGATGACAAATTTCATCGAGGTTGAAAAATGAAAGTTTCGCTCAAATGGCTCAAAGATTATGTGGATATCCGGATGCCGCCGGAGGAGCTGGCGGAGAAGCTGACCATGATTGGCCTTTCCGCGGCCGATATCAAGACCATTG
The sequence above is a segment of the Dehalococcoidia bacterium genome. Coding sequences within it:
- the rplT gene encoding 50S ribosomal protein L20, which produces MPRVKGGTTTRQRHKKVLQLTKGHRASNSTLYRRAHESMLHSLSYSYRHRRELKRDMRGLWIMRINAAARENGMPYNRFMHGLTEAGVSIDRKMLADLAVRDSAAFTKLVEVAKGAK
- the pheS gene encoding phenylalanine--tRNA ligase subunit alpha; amino-acid sequence: MIKALEELKSRSLDDLGKISDLKGMEGWRVTYMGRKGELTQVLRGLSALAIEQRKEAGAKANQLKALLEEKLAQKEEVLKKEELKKRLEESRIDVTLPGYPVRLGRLHPTTQILREACAVFTAMGFEVVEGPEVETDQYNFEALNIPKDHPARDMWDTLWMDYQNEKGERPFLLRTHTSPMQIRFMEKHQPPIRVVMPGKVYRYEATDARHESMFHQLEGLAVDKGITMADLKGTLYEFARQLFGLDRKVRFRCDYFPFVEPGVEMAIDCFICKGKGCRVCSGEGWIEILGAGMVHPDVLRRVNYDPDIYTGFAFGMGLERVPMLKYGIDDIRHFYANNLRFLEQF
- the folP gene encoding dihydropteroate synthase, whose translation is MTISPEPLKIVGILNITPDSFSDGHRYLDTEAAIQKGLSLIAEGADMVDIGAESSNPDGAKVSAEEEIGRLAPVIKTLKKHGVRISIDTYKPEVMEQVISLGVDMINDITGLRDPAAIEAVRKANIPVVIMFARNLDPHAERAQRDHQTVLAEIIDFFRQRLEVLHQAGIAADKIIIDPGMGLFLGGNPEPSLMVLRHIELLKEFGHPIYLSTSRKSFIGRVLDRSVQERGIGTLATEIWGYLHGVSYIRTHEPQPLRDAIRMIRAIEQVE
- a CDS encoding isochorismatase family protein; protein product: MSNEAYFTPANLHRKARMMLADLQGCRARHNQTLDPKRSALLVIDMQRYFVDESSGAYLSASAAIIPGILRVIDCFSHAGSPIFFTRHLNTDVNAGMMSSWWHGDLIRPEDPLSEISPRFDVSKGTVIEKSRYDAFYQTQLGEILHGQNINQVIICGVMTHLCCETTARSAFMRGFEVFFAVDGTATQNEAFHRAALLNLAHGFAVPVLIEEIVAGFANISTRS
- a CDS encoding NAD(P)/FAD-dependent oxidoreductase yields the protein MNMQDVVVIGAGPGGIAAAIQLKRYGIEPLLLEKDRIGGLLLNAHRVENYPGFPEGIAGIDLAGLFEAQLKGIGVRVCFEEVLRLDYEDAFLIQTRKQVLRSRIVVIASGTKPKEIDFPCDAPERAFSEIRPIANVAGRRIVIIGAGDAAFDYALNLGRKNEVLILNRNQGPKCLPLLQERVQQISSIVYREDSRVRAVKRTAEGVIVSYANQAGECELQADYVIFAIGRTAQTDYLAPGLKERVPDLEKRGLLYFVGDVKNGIFRQTSIAVGDGMQAAMRIYQRLQETGSCES
- a CDS encoding radical SAM protein — its product is MRIVNAPQREDVATVHILDMGEGRLVECVESTQPPLTRDQKWVLIVSVLFGCPVQCLMCDAGGSYSGKLSAEHIFEQIDYLIRSRYPDGIISSEKFKIQFARMGEPALNPAVIDVLDQIQDRYYIPGFVPSISTIAPTGTEGFFERLLELKCRNYTGGRFQLQFSIHTTDEKLRDWLVPVKKWGFSQIAEYGSRFHRDGDQKITLNFALAEGMPVNAAVLLKHFSPGKFILKVTPVNPTQRASENGLVSYIDAYASDRGYEVIENLRAAGYEVILSIGEVEENRIGSNCGQYVMKRRDSVFRERPNLIAEVAL
- a CDS encoding type II toxin-antitoxin system HicB family antitoxin, whose product is MTPKFILTDYVDKVMAGAVYDKLEDGFFSGRIPLCKGVIAFRPTLRDCEDELRSTLEDWILLGLKLGHPLPVIDGIDLNKEPRCESVGAV